The Methanobrevibacter millerae genome includes the window ATAATGATATATATTCATCACACATTTCATCCAATTCTTTAAACTTGATTTTTGAAATATTGGAAAGTTTGTTTTCATAATCATTATGGTTTATATTAATAATTAAGTTATATATCTCTTTTATATTTGTATAATCGACAAGCCATCCGGCATCATTTGAATTGATTCTTTCTTTTAAAGCTCCCAAATCACTTGCTATGACCGGTAACCCTGCCATCCAGGATTCTGTTAGAGTATACGAATAAGTTTCTGGACAAGTGGACAATATTAATGAAAATGAAGGTTTGATTTCCCCCACAATTCTATTAAAATCCTCACGTTTATATCTTCCATGGTTAATTCCATAACTGTTTAAATTAGGAATGGTGGTTCCCATAAAGTGGAATTCCATCTTATTATTTTTATCATAATCTTTTAGTTGTTTTATAATTAATGAACCCTTATGCGGTGAAATATGACCTGGAATTAGAATTTTTATTGGATTTGAAGTTAACTTTGCTTCATAAGAAGATTTATCTATTTTCAAACCATGCTCAATTACTTTAAAATTATCCAAATCCGGATAAATTTCATTATATAAATCGATGACACTTTGAGTTGGAGCAACATTAACATATGAATTTTTCAAAAGATTCATACATTCTTCGCGCCACCTTTTAAGTATGAATTCATTGGATATATCTGAATTATGAGATATTCCGCTGCAATTTTGGCAATTAAACTTGCAATATTGGCAATCGCTATCCACTAAATGAATGGATGGACAGATATAATAGAAATCATGTAGATTAACAACAAATGGAATTGATTTTTTTATGATGACATTGATTAAATCAAAACTATGATTAATTAAATGATTAATATGAACCAAATCTATTCTTAATTTTGAAAGGATTTCTTCATAAATGATGGCCAAATCATCATTGGAAAATAGCTTATCAAAATTGCCTAGTGAAATGAAATTATCATCATTATCTATAACTGAAAAATTAGTTTTAAAAGAAATTTTATAATTAGCAATCTTTTCTAGATTATCATTAAACCACCATAATTCAAAATCTTCACCATCAGAAGTTAATATAAAAGCATTATACTCATCAGGCAAATTATCAATAATATCCATATTTAAAAAGCCTGTACCCCCAACAGTGCCTATCTTCTCATGCAAAACAAAAAGAATACTTTTTTTATCAGGTATGTAAAATTCTGACAAATCTTTATTTTCGACTTCGATCCGCCTATTTTCATTAATTCCATATAAAGCATAGTGAATTAATGGATTGATATCAACATCACAATAGTGATTTTGATAAAAAACACCGTCAAAAGTATCATTAGGTTTTTTCCCCTCACTATAACCAAAAAAAATGTAATGCAATAAAGGATCCATTCCGGATGAAGCAACTTTCGGATACTTTTCTAAATAGAATTTATCATCAAATAATTTATTTTTGCGAATAGCCTTATATCCTTTAATAATTTCAGAAGCCTTAGATTTATCCTTGACTTTATAGGAAATATATTTGCTTGGAAATTTAGCAAAAATTTTATTTTTAAAACTCATAATCATCCATTATTATAATTTCAAGTTTTTCTAAAAATTCAGATACAAAATCATCAACAATATTAATATTGTATTTTCCATTTGAATTTAAATCATTTAAAGAAACTACAATATCATAACCGTCAGTACTTAAATCAGAATTATTTACAATAACTTTAACAATATCTCCACGAGCTATAATATTTTCTAAATCATAATTATCTGTAAATGAAAGCAAAATATCAGCAGAATTTCCTATATAATGGTTTCCCATATCCGAAATTATTTCAACAGTAAAATCCAAATTATTGAAATCTTTTGAAATTTCAGAAATTAACTCCAAATTACTATCATCTTCATTAATTATGGTAATTTTAAGATTTTTTTCTGTGAAAAACTTTTTAGCATGAAGTTTGTCAATGAATAAAGATTTTGATAGATACTGCCCCCATTTGTTCCAAAATACAGAGTAGTTATGCTTATCATTTTTAAAATAGCTTTTACTTTTTACACGAGTACTTGATTCATGATGGAATAATAAAGCATTTCCTGCAAATAAAGTTTTATAACCATTTTTATGTAATTTCAAACAAAAATCAACATCTTCAAGGCCATAAACATATTCCTCATCAAGTCCTGAAAGCTCATCATAAACTTTTTTATCAATTAAGTTAACGGCACCGGTTACTGCTATACAGAGATTGTTTCTAGTAAGTGATGAATCAAAAATATCCAATTTAGAATCTGACTTATTTACTGCATATAAACAGCAGGGATACATTCTTTCAGCAAAAATATCACCACTATGCTGTATTCTATAGGACGATTCCCTATTTGTATTATAATAAAATGGAAAAATAAGTTTAGCACCTACAGAAGCAACATCATTATAAACAATAGTGCCCACCAGTTCATTTAACCATCCATAAGTAGGCTCTATATCATTATTTAATAAAAGCAAATAATCCCCATTGGCAATATCTGCCGCATCATTATTTCCTTTAGAAAAATTGACATTAACATCATTTTCAATAATTTTTATCGGCAAATCGAGGCTTTTCAAATATTTAACTGAATCATCTTTCGATGCATTATCAACAACAATAATTTCATAATTAGAATAATTAGTTTTAGAATCAAAATCTTTGAATAAACGTTTTAAATGGTTTAAACCATCCCTGTTTAAAATTATAATTGACACCAATGGTTCTTCATCAAATTCATAATTAGATAAAAAGGCCAGATTTGTTTCACAAATTTCCTCTTTTCTTCTTATTGCATACGCTTGCTGAATTAATTTACCTTCTGATTTACCATAAGCAATATAATGGAATAAAGGATTTAAATCTGCTTGTTTTACATCAGGATACGTATTTAAATAAAAATCCGGGTCAAAATTAAGAGACGGCAATTTACCTTCCCGATAACCTTTTGTCAAATAGTGGGTTAACGGATCACCTGAAACATCATCATATTTTTTATTATAAAAATCCTCATCAAATAATCCTGAATTACTAATTTTTGCAAAGTATTTATGATTTTTTAAAGATGATTTTAAATTAAAATTTGATGAAACAAGCATATTAACAATATTTCTACCCATTCAATCACCGTTATTTCTAAAATTTCTAAGTTTTTTGGTTAATTTCCACGAACTGGAATTCCGAATAGCATTAATTTCTCTGTCCCAATGATTTCTTACTTGGTTTAATGCTTCAGCTTCATCTCTTAGAGCATCAATATCATTGAAAAGTAAATTAATTTCTTCCTTTGTTAAAGTATTTTTTTCATTAATGTTTCCTTCAAGAGATCTGATTAAATTTCTACTGGTAATATAATCATCCAATTCAACCTCATGGTGATAATCATCAACTTTTGTCCAGTAATCATTAATCCAGATGTATTCTGATGCAACTGATGGATGAAAATTATTTTTCCACATCAAATATGTGAAGCTTAGCTGGTCCTGATTAGTATAATTAATTATTTCTTTCCACCATTGCTCCATTAATGAAACGATTTCAGGATTATTATGTTTTCTAAAAATCGCTCCAAGTGAAGGCAAACCATAGTGCAGAGGCATTCCTTCATTTCTATATTTTTCAACCTGTTTTGAAATTGTATAATTTGAATAGCGAGGAAATTGAATTGAGCTTAAAGCTTCATCAAAGATGCAATCACGTTCTGGATGAACAACAGTCAACATGGATGAATTAATGTATTTATAAACATATTCTCGGATACTTCCAACAAGTTTAAAAGACCCATCAATCCAGAAACTGTATTCATTGTCTGGAAAATACTTATTTGGAAATATTTTGTATTGTTTTGCAATTCTATTATCATCCAAAGTAGACGGTTCCATTTGAATAATTTCCCATGTTTTAGAAGTTAAGTCAGGATTTTGTGTGAAACATACATATCTTGTATTATCATCCACAAATTCAGGTTCTTTTAATGAATCATAGCCTCCTGTGAATGCAGTATAAACAACTAGTTCATTATCCTTAATATCTTCAATCAATTCATCGTTAACTTCAAGAGTAGGTTGAAATAACTCACTTAAAATAAAGCTATCAACATTTGATTCATATCTAGTTCTGACTACTTCATAAGGATTTAAATTATCATTCATAAAAATCAGCAATTAATAAATTGTATATTTAATATCTTTTTGATATTAATTAAATTTATCTAAAAAATTATAATTTAGTGGAAAAACTTTAAAATTCCAGGTAATGACTCAACCATAGCCTGAATACCTAAAATGAAAATAGCAAGTCCACCAATGAAGTTTATATGGCGTGCATACTTAATAGCAACTTTAGTACCGAATGTACCAATTAAAAGCCAACAAGTTACTGCAATTAAACTTAAAATAGCTAATCCTATAGGGTTAACACCGGCACCGACACCCTGAGCCGCTAAAATAAGGTTTTCAATATTTCCAAAAATAAGTAAACCTATAAAAGGTTTTAATTCATCCATCAAATTATTCACCCCTTATAGATTCAATCATAGCCTGTGCACCTAAAACGAAAATAATAAAACCACCGAAGAAGTCTATAAAATCAACATAAGGTAGTGCAATTTGAGTTCCAAAAGTTCCAATAGCTAACCAACAAATTACAACTATAATACTGAAAATCCCTAATTTAAGAGGATTAACACCAGCTACAACTCCCTGTGAAGAAAGCACCAAGTTTTCAATATTTCCAAATATTATCAATCCCACAAATGGTAAATATTGATCCAAAAACATTACATCACCATTTCCCTCATCGGAATATTACTTCCGAATTAATTCATTTCCATTGAATAATGTTAACATTTAAAAATATATAAAACTATCCTTATTTTGTTAAAACAATATCCCATTCATTAATTCTATCATCAATCATATAATCAGATAAAACCTTGTTTAAAGCATTGCCACGAATAGTTTTTCTTAAAGATTCATCCAAAATCAGTTTTTCAATTTTTTCTATCCATTCTTCATCATTTGAAGCTAAAAAACCATCAATACCATCACTTACAACATTATTGTAGACACACATGTCAGAATACACCCCCGGAAGACCCAAAATAGCCAATTCAATGAATTTTAATTCACTTTTACACTGGTTAAATGGTGAATTTTCAAGTGGAACAACAGCAATATCCCAATCAATGGTTTCAGATAACCACCCCATGAATTTTTTGAAATTCATATTGTCTGGAGGCAAATCTATTGGTTTAAACCACTCTTCTTCAACATTATCCGAAGCATTAAAACCACCAATCACTTCAAAGTCAAAATCATATTTTTCCTTTAATCTTAAAATTACATCTTTTATTAAGAACAAATCTTTAGAATGAGTCAATGTACCATAATATCCTAATTTAAGTTTACCTTCTTTTTTAATATCTTCCTTAATATCAAAAACAGAATCCACATAATAATTTGGAATGATAACAGTTTTATTTTCATCAAACTTTGATGCCAAAGTTGGTGTGGTGACTGTAATAACATCTGATGCGTCAATAAAATCCTTAATAGATTTAGAAACCCTATTTACATATTCATAAGATGGACTATTCTTTTCAACACCCAATAAATCATCATCAGTTTCATAAACTAATTTAATACCATATTTTTGACATTTTTCGCGCAAAATATCTAAAAAGGGCAATATTCTTTGAACTACAACTACATCAAACAGCTTACATCTTAAAATATTGTCAATATCCATCATCACAAAACTATCCATACCATACATGAAAAATGTGAATTTTTCACTTTCAGACAATTTTGAAAACAATGCATGTAACCTTATATACGGACATGGAGCAAGATTTTCAAAAGGATCATTTGTAAAAACTCCAACACGTATCCTCCCCGTTTCAATAGGATTTTCACGTTGAATATAAGGAATCAATGTTCGTTTGTCATGAATATAAAAAGAATTTGAAACAGTTTTCTCAACCTTTGATTTTTCATTGGAAAAATATTGTTCAAAAAGGTCCGTTTCAAGTGTATCTATATAGCCATTATCCAATATATTAACCTGATTCTTTTTATAAAAACCCTCTAAAACATAATCTAAAACAGGATTTTCTGCTCCATATGTGTTTTTATAAAATTCCAAATTGAAAACATCACTTACATATGATTGCTGAATATCTAATGAATCATTTACCCCATAATATAAATAATGAAGAATATAATCCAAATCGTTTAAATTTCCATGAACCTCTCTGTATTTGGCTCCATCAATTATGGCTAAACTTTTAATACGAGAATATGCTTTTTGATATTTGGAAATTTTTTGAGGATTGCCCTTTGATTTGAATGCAATATAAGCCTTAGGATTGTTTTTAATAGATTTAGAAAAAAACATTGTTTCAACTCTTAATTATATATAATACCTTTACATAAAAATAAATTTATGTCATATAAAGTAACTGTTATTATTCCATCATACAATAGTGTTGAATTTTTAGACTCAACAATAGATTCAATAAAATCACAAACAATAGGTTTTGAAAATATAGAACTGATTATAATCGATGATTATTCAACAGATTCCACACAGGAATTAATTAACAGATACTGTGAAGAATATGAAAATATTAAAACTTTCGAGTCTGGTAAAAAAACAGGTACCCCTGGAAGAGCAAGAAACATTGGAATAGCTAACAGTGAATCTGACTATATTATGTTCATAGACCATGATGACAATTATCTTCCGGATACTGTTGAAAAGTTATATAATGCAATTACGGTAAATTCAAGTGATGTTGCTATTGGTAAATTTCAGACTTTCGGTGAAAATTATTTTGTAACGGAAGATTGGATTACGGAAGATGTGATTTTAAATTCGATTGATGAAAATTTGCTCTTCTTTTCAATAAATGGGATTTGGAGAATGATATTTCCAAAAGAATTCCTATTACAACATGACATAACATTTCCCGAAGGAGTGTTTGCAGAAGATTTAACTTTCATGATTGATACATTTGTTAACGCTGAAAAAATTGTATTTATCAATGATGTTGTTTATAATTTCCGGTTAAGAACCGGAGATAACTCATCAACTAGCCTTTCAAAAGGAATGCATTACTTAAATGGATTGATTGATGGTTATTTATACACAGTTGATGTCTTAGAAAAAAACAATGCATGCAAATATTATGATACAATATTTAATCAGCATTTGTCTGTATGGCTCAGTGATGTTGCATTAAGCGAAACAATATCTTTGGAAGATAAAAAAGTATTAGTTGAAAAATCAGCCCCATTATTTAAAAAATTAAAAAATATTGAGCCATTTCCAGAAAACAATGCGATAAAAAGCATTATTAATCAAATAGTTAAAGACAATCTTGATGAGGCATTTATGCAAATGGGAGATTATCAGTTATTTACAAATAGAATACATAATCTGGAAGTAGAATTAAATCAAAAGACCGCGCAAGTTGCAAGACTTCAAACTACTAAGGGCTGGTTTAAATACAAAATAAATAATATAAAAGAAAGATTATTTTAATCTTCCACTATTTTTTTAAAAATATTGTCCCATTGGATTAAACGGGATTTTAAATTGTAATTTTTAAAAATATCATCTCGGGCATTATTTACCATACCATTTCTTAAAATAGGGTCTTCTATTAACAAAGATAATTTATCTACCCATTCATCTTCATTATTTGCTAAATATCCAGTGACTCCATCTTCAATTGCATCATTATATACATTCATATCACTTGCAACTACAGGAATGCCCAAAGCTGCAAATTCAATGTATTTTAATTCACTTTTGCATTTGTTGAATTCTGTGTTTACTAACGGAATTATACCAATATCCCAATCAGAATTTTTACCGAGCCAATCATAAAATGTATGCATTGACATTGGATAATAAGGTATTTTTTTAATGGAATACCAGTCGGAATTCTCGTCGATTGATGCACCAGCAATTTCAAATTGAACTTGAACACCCTTTTTAGAAAATATATCTTTCAATCTCAATATTACATTATGAATTAACTCTAAGTCATTTTCATGAGTTAAAGTTCCAAAATATCCAATTTTAATAAATTTATTTCCTCTAAAAGTAAAAGGCCTTAACGGCAAATAATCATTGACATAATAATTTTTAATAATTTCAATGTTATCAATTTCCAGTTTATCAAAACGTTTTTTTAACTCAGAAGTACTTACAACAACCTGATCAGAGTTACTAACAAGTTTTTTAATATTATCGAAATTGCCCATAATATAATTATAGGCAGGATTAGCGGGATTAATATCTAGAAAATCATCGTCAGTTTCATATATAATTTTAATATTATGTTTTTTAGCTTTCTTTAGAATTTGATTTGAATATGGATTAACCCTTTGGATAACTATAACATCAAAAATATGGGCATTTATCATGTTATCAATATCCAAAAGTGGCATTATCTCCTGACCATAAATAAAGAAGTGATATCCTCCTTTTTCAGCCAGCTTTGAAAATGGAGTATGAATTCTGATGAACGGACAAGCATTCATATTATCATAGTTATCTTCTAAAAATACACCAACTTTAATTGTATTTGTTTTAAATTCTTCATTACTGACAATATAATCAATCAAAACCTTGGAATCAGTTATATATTTATTTTTACTTAATTCTTTTTTAATACGATTTTTTGCAAATTTATCCAACTGTAAATGAATATTTTCATTCAAATTAGCTAAAAAATGAGGGTATTTACGATTAAACCTGAATTTAAATTTATAACCTCTTCTTAAATAATGCAGCAAAGGATCTTCATCACCGATATCATTGAGGCTCATATAATAATACATGTCGAAAATAGAATCAACATATTTAATTTTATCATCAATGGAGTCTGTTTTACTGCCTTTTTCAATGAAATGTAATATCGGATTAAGACAAGGATGTATTTGACTATATTGGGCTTCATTAATAAGATCCAACTTTTTAAGGGCATTATATTCTTCAAGTTCTTGAGTTACATTAATTTTAGAATTTTTCGCTGATTTAAAGTAATGATTGTTTTTAAATCGACGAGCATAATCTCCTGCAACCCTTAAAGGTTTAGTTAACTTTAAAGAATTTGAATTAATAAATTCATTGTATTCATTTTGTAAAAAACCGATTCTGCCTGCAGTGTCAATTCTATAACCTGCCATTCCTTTCACATCATTAACAAGCAAATATAATTCTTCACGAGATAATTCTATAGTGTCACCCAATTCCATATTTTCAACTTCAACACCTATTTTAGCTCTTAAATTATCACTTGTAATTGGTGTTGTCAAAACAATCTTATGATGGTAATCTCCACTTTCCTTAGCCCAATATTCATTATCCCAATAGTAAATGTGGCTTACTGACGGATGAAAATCATTTTTCCATGAAACATATGCAAAGCTAAGTTGATCCTGGTTAGTGTATTTAATATTTTCATCCCACCAGTCTTCCATCACCTTAATGACCTCAGGATGGTTGTGCTGTCTGAATAATGCACCCATAACCCCCAATCCATAATGCTTTGGAAAACCTTGGGATTTGTAATATTCAATTTGTTCTTCCATTACAGCCCTAGGGTAACGGGGAATAATCTTAGAAGCTTTATATTCCTCATAAATACAATCTCTTTCAGTATGAACTGGTACCAACATTTTAGAATTAGCTCTGATATTTTTATAAATATATTCACGAATGCTTCCTTTAATCTTGAATGTTCCGTCAAGCCAAAAACTATACTTATAATCTTTCAGGTATTTGTGGGGGAGTAATTTATATTTTTTAGCTTTTCTGTTATTATCCAAAACAGATTCTTCCATAGGGATAATTTTCCATAAGTCGGATGTTAACTCAGGGTTATCTGTAAAACAAATATAATCGCAGTTATCGTCAATTACTTCAGGATATTTTAAAGTGTCATAATCTCCTGTAAATGCGGTATAAATAACAATTTTATTGTTTCTAATATCTTCAATAGTTTCTTCAGCTGAATCAGTAGAATGATCGAATAGCGGCCTATTAATATGTTCCTTTGAAACCTCTTGATAAGTTTCATAAATTTCATCATAACCCATAATATCACAAATACTTTTCTTCGATTATATTCATTAATTCATTAGCATAATCATTGCTTTTTTCCAGACAAATATCATATCTTGAATCGTCTTCATTAGAAATTAAAACTTTAATGATGTTCAATCTTGAAATTATCTTATCAACATCATACTCCTTATTATTGGATATCAAGATATCGCAATCCTCACCAATGGCAAGATTATTTAAATTTGGAATTAGTTTAACGTTAAAATCCCTATTATTTAAATCTTTTACCAACTTAGATATAAATTCATCATTTTTAGAAATGATAGAAATATCAATTTTTTTATCTGTTATAAAATGATTTTGATTAATTTTATCAATAAATATTTCTTTGAAGAGATAATCTCCCCATTTATTGTAAAAATACATTATGTTTTCATAATTAAGCCTATTTTTTTCATCTTCATCTTCAACACGTGTAGCTGACTCATGATGAAACAATAATGCGAAAGGATTGAATATTGATTTGTAATGATTTTTATGTAATTTGAATGCGAAATCAATATCCTCATAACCATAGAAATAATTTTCATCAAGCCCTCCTAAATTTTCATAAACCTCTTTAGGAACCAAAAGGCAAGCAGCAGTATTTGAAATAACCTCTTTTTGGTGATTTACTTCATTTGAAAATATTAATGTGGAAAATATGTTGCTGTGATATGGTCCATAAACATAAGGTGTTCTCTCCTCCCTAAATTTTACACCTGCATGCTGAATGGAAAATGATTTTTCTTGATTTTTCATGTCTTCATAATAAGGAAATATTAATTTAGCTCCAACTGAGCCTACATTATCATTATTTAAAATGCAGCCAACCATTTCATTTAACCAACCGTATGTAGGTTCAATATCATTATTTAATAAAAGTAAATATTCACCATTAGCAATTTTAGCCGCATCATTGTTTCCTTTAGAAAAACTGACATTTTCTTTATTTTCAATTAATGTAATTGGTAAATTTAAACTTTTTAAATATTCAACAGACCCATCATTTGATGCATTATCAACAACTATGATTTCATAATTAGAATAATTTGTTTTAGAATCAAAATCTGTAAATAGCCTCTTCAAATGATGCAAACCATTTCTAGTTAAAATAATAATGGACACCAATGGCTCTTCATCGAATTCATAATTGGATAAAAAATTCATGTTAGTATCTATAATTTTTTGTTTTCTTAACTCAAATGGACTTTTATCCATAGTAAATCCTTCATTATCATTGTCAATATAGTGAATCAAAGGATTTAAATTATTTTGTTCTATTTCAGGATATTCATAAAGGTATCTTTTAAGATTGAATGTTGGTGAAGGACTTTTATATTCACTAGCACCATAAAATAAATAATGGAGTAATGGATCCATTCCTGACTTTTTTACATGAGGATAAGCCTTTAAGTAATAATTTTTATCAAACAAACCAGATTCCATTATCTTATCATAGCTTTCCTGATAAAGTTTTGCCTTTTTTACATTGAATTTTGATTTTATTAAGAAATCCTTGAAAGTTACCATAATTACACTACTTTAAAAAATTAAATCTACTTTTTTTATTTTTTTGCTTTGTCTCAGTTATAATATTCTTTTTTTCAATAATACTTCTTTCTTTTAAAGCAAAAAAATCAGCTAATTCAGCTTTAGTTAAAAATTCTAAATCAAAGTCTATCATTAATTTATCATCATTTAAATCCACATCAAGAATAAAATTAGGGTCTAATGTTAAAAAATATTGATAATCGTCATTAATTGAATTATTGGAATTGGAGTCAATAACTTTGATATTGTTTATTCTGGATTTAACAAAATCCCCTTCTAAAGGGTCGAAACGAATAGATGAAATATTAGAATAATCGCTTAAATCAAAGTTTAATCTGTTATTTTTCATTTTAGGAGAATAACTAACATTTATTTTATCATCCTCATTAAAACCGTTGCCAGCATCTATATATAAATTGGCTGAAGTTTCAACTTTAGATAAATGATTGAAATATTTATATTTAGCAAGAAAAGTTTCTGCATCATAATTATTTAAATTTAAAATATCATCTTTGTAAAAATTCCAATTAGGGAATGAATTAAGGAAATTTTCAACATCTGACCTAGTGATATTAGATGAAATTGATTGAAGTTTTTTTACAAAAGATATTTCATCACTAATTTCCCAATCATAATAATAAATCCAAAACATTACATCATTAATAAAGTTAATAGCTAATAAATTAATATTATTGTTTTTAAATTCATATAGCTGAGAAATTACATTACACAAGTCATATACATTATTTTTAGAAATTTTTTCAGTTATTGAATCCATATTTTTTCTGTAATAATAAGTTGAATCTTTACTGTAGAAAATAGCTTTTGCATTTAATAAAACATTACATGTTACATAATTATCTTCATAAAAACCTTCTGAATACTTTAATAAATAAAATAAACTTTTGTGATAAATTTTATTCCATGCTGAAGTTAAAAAGAATAATTTTGGAAAGTCATTAATATCATCTATTAACATATTCTCTTTAAAATCGGGATGGTGAATGTTATTTGTCTGAACAACATTTTTTCCATCATATGTTTCCCAATTATAAATTAACAAATCCACATTAAATTCATTTATCTTATCTAAAGCATCTTTAAAAGTATTTAATGAAATAAAATCATCACTGTCAATAAATGTAAGATAATCTGATGTGGCATGACTTATTCCAATGTTTCTACTTTCGCCCAATCCTTTATTAACTTCATTATTAATTATTTTAAAAGAAGGATATTTATCCACATATTCCATGACAATATCCATACTGTTATCCTGTGTTTTATCATTGACTATAATAACTTCAATATTTTCTATTCCTATAGTCTGATTAACAATTGAATCCAAACACTGTCTAATATAAGATTCAACATTATAAACAGGTATAATAACACTTAAAGCTGTT containing:
- a CDS encoding glycosyltransferase; this encodes MSFKNKIFAKFPSKYISYKVKDKSKASEIIKGYKAIRKNKLFDDKFYLEKYPKVASSGMDPLLHYIFFGYSEGKKPNDTFDGVFYQNHYCDVDINPLIHYALYGINENRRIEVENKDLSEFYIPDKKSILFVLHEKIGTVGGTGFLNMDIIDNLPDEYNAFILTSDGEDFELWWFNDNLEKIANYKISFKTNFSVIDNDDNFISLGNFDKLFSNDDLAIIYEEILSKLRIDLVHINHLINHSFDLINVIIKKSIPFVVNLHDFYYICPSIHLVDSDCQYCKFNCQNCSGISHNSDISNEFILKRWREECMNLLKNSYVNVAPTQSVIDLYNEIYPDLDNFKVIEHGLKIDKSSYEAKLTSNPIKILIPGHISPHKGSLIIKQLKDYDKNNKMEFHFMGTTIPNLNSYGINHGRYKREDFNRIVGEIKPSFSLILSTCPETYSYTLTESWMAGLPVIASDLGALKERINSNDAGWLVDYTNIKEIYNLIININHNDYENKLSNISKIKFKELDEMCDEYISLFAKLTD
- a CDS encoding glycosyltransferase family 2 protein, which codes for MGRNIVNMLVSSNFNLKSSLKNHKYFAKISNSGLFDEDFYNKKYDDVSGDPLTHYLTKGYREGKLPSLNFDPDFYLNTYPDVKQADLNPLFHYIAYGKSEGKLIQQAYAIRRKEEICETNLAFLSNYEFDEEPLVSIIILNRDGLNHLKRLFKDFDSKTNYSNYEIIVVDNASKDDSVKYLKSLDLPIKIIENDVNVNFSKGNNDAADIANGDYLLLLNNDIEPTYGWLNELVGTIVYNDVASVGAKLIFPFYYNTNRESSYRIQHSGDIFAERMYPCCLYAVNKSDSKLDIFDSSLTRNNLCIAVTGAVNLIDKKVYDELSGLDEEYVYGLEDVDFCLKLHKNGYKTLFAGNALLFHHESSTRVKSKSYFKNDKHNYSVFWNKWGQYLSKSLFIDKLHAKKFFTEKNLKITIINEDDSNLELISEISKDFNNLDFTVEIISDMGNHYIGNSADILLSFTDNYDLENIIARGDIVKVIVNNSDLSTDGYDIVVSLNDLNSNGKYNINIVDDFVSEFLEKLEIIIMDDYEF
- a CDS encoding glycosyltransferase domain-containing protein, with product MNDNLNPYEVVRTRYESNVDSFILSELFQPTLEVNDELIEDIKDNELVVYTAFTGGYDSLKEPEFVDDNTRYVCFTQNPDLTSKTWEIIQMEPSTLDDNRIAKQYKIFPNKYFPDNEYSFWIDGSFKLVGSIREYVYKYINSSMLTVVHPERDCIFDEALSSIQFPRYSNYTISKQVEKYRNEGMPLHYGLPSLGAIFRKHNNPEIVSLMEQWWKEIINYTNQDQLSFTYLMWKNNFHPSVASEYIWINDYWTKVDDYHHEVELDDYITSRNLIRSLEGNINEKNTLTKEEINLLFNDIDALRDEAEALNQVRNHWDREINAIRNSSSWKLTKKLRNFRNNGD
- a CDS encoding glycosyltransferase; amino-acid sequence: MFFSKSIKNNPKAYIAFKSKGNPQKISKYQKAYSRIKSLAIIDGAKYREVHGNLNDLDYILHYLYYGVNDSLDIQQSYVSDVFNLEFYKNTYGAENPVLDYVLEGFYKKNQVNILDNGYIDTLETDLFEQYFSNEKSKVEKTVSNSFYIHDKRTLIPYIQRENPIETGRIRVGVFTNDPFENLAPCPYIRLHALFSKLSESEKFTFFMYGMDSFVMMDIDNILRCKLFDVVVVQRILPFLDILREKCQKYGIKLVYETDDDLLGVEKNSPSYEYVNRVSKSIKDFIDASDVITVTTPTLASKFDENKTVIIPNYYVDSVFDIKEDIKKEGKLKLGYYGTLTHSKDLFLIKDVILRLKEKYDFDFEVIGGFNASDNVEEEWFKPIDLPPDNMNFKKFMGWLSETIDWDIAVVPLENSPFNQCKSELKFIELAILGLPGVYSDMCVYNNVVSDGIDGFLASNDEEWIEKIEKLILDESLRKTIRGNALNKVLSDYMIDDRINEWDIVLTK
- a CDS encoding glycosyltransferase family 2 protein; amino-acid sequence: MSYKVTVIIPSYNSVEFLDSTIDSIKSQTIGFENIELIIIDDYSTDSTQELINRYCEEYENIKTFESGKKTGTPGRARNIGIANSESDYIMFIDHDDNYLPDTVEKLYNAITVNSSDVAIGKFQTFGENYFVTEDWITEDVILNSIDENLLFFSINGIWRMIFPKEFLLQHDITFPEGVFAEDLTFMIDTFVNAEKIVFINDVVYNFRLRTGDNSSTSLSKGMHYLNGLIDGYLYTVDVLEKNNACKYYDTIFNQHLSVWLSDVALSETISLEDKKVLVEKSAPLFKKLKNIEPFPENNAIKSIINQIVKDNLDEAFMQMGDYQLFTNRIHNLEVELNQKTAQVARLQTTKGWFKYKINNIKERLF